The following DNA comes from Tunturibacter psychrotolerans.
ATCTTATTCGATTCGCCCAGAGCTTTTTGGATTCCGCGTGGCGAGCATCGGGAAACTCGTCAAACAATCAGCTAACTTAGCACCTTCGCTGCTTCCTTCGCGAAGTACGTCACGATGAAATCGGCTCCCGCTCGCCGGATCGACAAGAGCGATTCCATCATCGTCCGCTCAGGCTCCAGCCATCCACGTTGAAAAGCGGCGTGCAGCATCGAGTACTCTCCTGACACCTGGTACGCCCCCATCGGGAGGTCGTATCGCTCGCGCGCCGCCCGAATCACATCAAGATATGGCATCGCGGGCTTCATCAACAACATATCCGCGCCCTCTGCCATGTCCTGATCGATCTCCCGCATTGCCTCACGCAGGTTCGCACCGTCCATCTGGTAGCTGCGACGATCTCCGAACTGCGGGGCCGAGTCTGCCGCCTCGCGGAATGGTCCGTAGAATGCCGATGCAAACTTTGATGCGTAGCTCATCACCGGAATCTGTTCGTGGCCGCCTGCGTCGAGAGCACCTCGAATCGCTTCCACGCGCCCGTCCATCATGTCCGAAGGCGCCACAATGTCCGCACCCGCTTGAGCTAACGATGCAGCTGTCTTCGCAATCAGCACGACGCTCGAATCATTCTGAATCTCATAGTGATCGCCATCCCGCGCAACGACGCCGCAGTGTCCATGCGAGGTGTACTCGCACAAACAAACGTCAGCGATTGCCACTAGAGAATCGAGCGTTTTATTTTGCTTGATTGTTCGCAGCGCCTGCTGCACGATCCCGTCTTCGGCCCACGCCCCGGTCGCGTTATCGTCTTTCTGCGCTGGCAAGCCAAACAGTAGCAACCCTCCCAACCCGAGCGCCGCACAGGCCTCTGCCTCTTTAATCGCTTCGTCAATCGATAGATTGAAGACACCGGGCATCGAGCCGATCTCTTTGCGTATCCCTTCGCCGGGACAGATAAATAGCGGGTAAATCAGCGCACCGGGGTGGAGGTGGGTCTCGCGAACCAGAGATCGCATCGCCTCGGTTCGGCGCAGACGGCGCAGACGCGTTGCAGGAAAGTTCATGCTTCCAGTTTACGTCCAGCCCTCAGGTTCGGTCTGCGATCGCGTCGTACTCCAAGCCCGAAGCTCCCGGAGCCAGCACCCAAAGCGTATAGATTCCCAACGCAGTGCCAAAGAACGGCTTCAGCAGACTGAGGATTCCGACTACTATCGCGAGCGTCCGGCCCCATGGTCGACGCGTCAAAAGGCTATAGCCAACCAACAGCGCGAGGCCTGCCATCACCACCGTGTAAACAGCAATGACGGGCAGCAACGAGGCCATCCACGGCTGTCCAAAAATACCATGGGAGTGGTTGAACGGCCAGTCGTAGCCTCCAAATCCGCGCCCAGCGAAGGCATGCAGGAAAAACATGCCCATCAGGCCACTTATAAACCTGTACGCCCCAAAAGCACACCACAGCACCCCGAGCGTCTGCAGATGCCGCTGGACTCGCGGCACAAGAACGGGTACCGGCGGCTGCGGATATGCGGCATAAGTCGGTTGAGCAGCAATAACCTGCGCCCCGCACTTCGAACAAAAATAAACGCCATCTACTACTGAGGCTCCACAAGCCTGACATACCATCTCACACCTCCAACATCGCAAGGCGCCGGCCCTGCTCTCTTGTTGCTACGCAGGCGTTCTGCTGGCGGTTCCCCGCAAGGGTACGATAAAAGGAGTGACCTCTGCAGAACTATTACCGATCATCCCGTCCCCGCTCCGCGAAGCGAGCGCCGCAGCCTTGGAGTGGCCGCGTCTTCGCGAGTACATCGCGAACCGCACGTTCTCCGCTCTGGGCCGCGCCTGGGTTCTCGCCCTCGAACCCTGCGCCGACCTTGCCTGGATCGACCTGCAACAACAGCGCACAGCCGAGATGCGCACTATGCTCGCCCGCGGCGGGAGTTTCGAGTTCCAAGGACTTTTCGATCCAACTACCTTGCTCGAGAAGGCCCGCATCGAAGGCGCTGCCCTCGAATCAACCGAGATCCGCGACCTTCTCGCGGTGGTAGAACGCGTCGCTGCGTGGCGCAATCTCATCGACCCTCCGCCTAACGGCACGCGGTACGAATGGCCAGGTATCGCCGCACTCTCCGCGCCCCTGCTCGACTACGATCTCGCCCCGCTACTCCGCCTTCTGCGCGGAAAGATCGAGCCGGACGGCAGCCTCAACGACGATGCCTCGCCGGAACTGAACCGCATCCGCCGCGCCATGGAGCGCCAGCATCGAGCCATCGAGGCAAGCCTCCGCCGATCCCTGCAAAGCCTTAGCGAAGGTGGTAGCACTCAGGAAGATCTCATCACCATTCGCGGCGACCGTTTCGTCATCCCAGTGAAGTCAGAATTCAAACGCAAGGTCCCGGGCGTCATTCACGGCTCGTCGTCTTCCGGGCAG
Coding sequences within:
- the hemB gene encoding porphobilinogen synthase, with the translated sequence MNFPATRLRRLRRTEAMRSLVRETHLHPGALIYPLFICPGEGIRKEIGSMPGVFNLSIDEAIKEAEACAALGLGGLLLFGLPAQKDDNATGAWAEDGIVQQALRTIKQNKTLDSLVAIADVCLCEYTSHGHCGVVARDGDHYEIQNDSSVVLIAKTAASLAQAGADIVAPSDMMDGRVEAIRGALDAGGHEQIPVMSYASKFASAFYGPFREAADSAPQFGDRRSYQMDGANLREAMREIDQDMAEGADMLLMKPAMPYLDVIRAARERYDLPMGAYQVSGEYSMLHAAFQRGWLEPERTMMESLLSIRRAGADFIVTYFAKEAAKVLS
- a CDS encoding zinc ribbon domain-containing protein, giving the protein MVCQACGASVVDGVYFCSKCGAQVIAAQPTYAAYPQPPVPVLVPRVQRHLQTLGVLWCAFGAYRFISGLMGMFFLHAFAGRGFGGYDWPFNHSHGIFGQPWMASLLPVIAVYTVVMAGLALLVGYSLLTRRPWGRTLAIVVGILSLLKPFFGTALGIYTLWVLAPGASGLEYDAIADRT